A genomic stretch from Hemicordylus capensis ecotype Gifberg chromosome 5, rHemCap1.1.pri, whole genome shotgun sequence includes:
- the SLCO1C1 gene encoding solute carrier organic anion transporter family member 1C1, whose protein sequence is MEHSSKENTQIFLKNIVLSIDRSSSKSEFSASKEKGTFCGGIKIFLSALSFVYFAKALSGSYLKSTITQIERRFDLPSSLVGLIDGSFEIGNLLIITLVSYFGAKLHRPKIIGAGCLIMSVGTFLIAMPHFFMGHYQYEIFSSSSSSNSTVRISPCLQDQNQIPVSVLERSQAKMHAGCDKEAGTSMWIYVLLGNLLRGIGETPIQPLGIAYIDDYATEESAAFYIGCVHTVAIIGPIFGFLLGSLCAELYVDIGFVDMESIIITHKDSQWVGAWWLGYLIAGTVSIFAAIPFWFLPKHLPRPENRKDSSTSSEQSKFIAEDNKEHQIIYQEQVKILEMAKDFLPSLKSLFGNPVYFLYLCSSIIQLNSLIGMVTYKPKYIEQQFGQSSSKTNFIIGLINIPAVALGIFSGGLIMKKFRLNILGAARLSLGSSFFGYLLLLSLFAMGCKNADVAGLTVSYQGHKQVSHNEQTLFSECNSGCVCSKNEWDPICGENGITYISACLAGCRMANGSGKNTIFYNCSCVEIAEWPSSYSSAVVGPCQKGSECPKMFLYFLVISVITSYTLSIGGTPGYILLLRCINPQLKSFALGIYTLAIRVLAGIPAPVYFGVSIDTTCLKWGNKRCGGQGSCRLYDSNAFRYIYLGLTVVLGSMSTFLSIAVLVVLKRRCIPHNETIATSEEMESTPAKNRKSNFVNSDHLIQTTYWPEKETRL, encoded by the exons ATGGAGCATTCATCCAAAGAAAACACTCAGATCTTCTTGAAAAACATTGTCCTCTCCATTGACAGATCATCTTCAAAATCAGAATTCTCAGCTTcaaaagagaaaggaacattCTGCGGAGGAATAAAG ATTTTTCTTAGTGCATTATCATTTGTTTACTTTGCAAAAGCTCTGTCGGGAAGCTACCTGAAAAGTACCATTACCCAAATAGAAAGAAGATTTGATCTCCCTTCTTCTCTGGTTGGCCTAATAGACGGGAGCTTTGAAATTG GGAACCTTTTGATAATAACTCTTGTAAGTTATTTTGGAGCCAAACTTCACAGGCCAAAGATCATTGGAGCTGGTTGCCTAATCATGTCAGTTGGAACATTTCTGATAGCAATGCCACACTTCTTTATGGGGCA CTACCAGTATGAGatattttcttcctcctcctcctccaattcaACTGTCAGGATCTCCCCATGTCTGCAGGATCAAAACCAAATACCAGTCTCAGTCCTTGAAAGATCTCAGGCAAAAATGCATGCAG GGTGTGACAAGGAAGCTGGAACTTCCATGTGGATTTATGTTTTGTTGGGCAATCTACTGCGTGGAATTGGGGAAACACCAATTCAGCCTTTGGGAATTGCGTACATCGATGACTATGCCACAGAAGAGAGTGCAGCTTTTTACATTG GGTGTGTGCATACGGTTGCAATTATAGGGCCCATATTTGGCTTTCTTCTGGGGTCTTTGTGTGCTGAGCTATACGTAGATATTGGCTTTGTAGACATGG AAAGCATAATCATAACTCACAAGGACTCCCAGTGGGTAGGAGCTTGGTGGCTTGGCTATTTGATAGCAGGGACAGTCAGCATCTTTGCTGCTATTCCTTTCTGGTTTTTGCCAAAGCATCTCCCAAGACCTGAGAACCGAAAGGATTCCAGCACTTCCTCGGAGCAGTCCAAGTTCATTGCAGAAGATAACAAAGAGCATCAGATCATCTACCAAGAGCAAGTCAAGATTCTTGAGATGGCTAAAG ATTTTCTGCCTTCATTGAAGAGCCTCTTTGGGAATCCAGTTTACTTCTTGTATCTCTGCTCCAGCATCATCCAGCTCAATTCTCTCATTGGCATGGTGACCTACAAGCCAAAATACATCGAGCAGCAGTTTGGGCAATCTTCTTCAAAGACAAACTTTATCATAG GTCTCATCAACATTCCTGCCGTGGCTCTTGGAATATTCTCAGGAGGACTTATCATGAAGAAATTCAGACTCAACATCTTGGGGGCAGCCAGACTGTCCTTGGGATCATCTTTCTTTGGTTACCTGCTGCTCCTTTCGCTCTTTGCCATGGGGTGCAAGAATGCTGATGTGGCAGGTCTGACAGTTTCCTATCAAGG CCATAAACAAGTCTCTCACAATGAACAAACTCTGTTTTCTGAGTGCAACTCGGGATGCGTGTGCTCCAAAAATGAATGGGATCCCATCTGTGGTGAAAATGGAATCACCTACATCTCAGCTTGTCTTGCTGGGTGCAGAATGGCCAATGGAAGTGGGAAAAACACT ATATTTTATAACTGCAGCTGTGTGGAAATTGCGGAATGGCCATCAAGCTATTCATCAGCTGTAGTGGGACCATGTCAAAAAGGAAGTGAATGTCCAAAAATGTTTCTCTATTTTCTGGTAATATCAGTCATCACATCATATACATTGTCAATTGGAGGCACCCCTGGATACATTTTGCTTCTAAG ATGTATAAACCCACAACTCAAATCATTTGCACTGGGTATCTATACTTTAGCCATACGAGTTCTTG CAGGAATCCCAGCTCCAGTGTACTTTGGAGTATCAATAGACACAACTTGTCTCAAATGGGGAAACAAAAGGTGTGGAGGTCAAGGATCTTGTAGACTGTATGATTCTAATGCCTTTAG GTATATCTATCTGGGTCTAACTGTCGTCTTGGGCAGCATGTCTACTTTCCTAAGCATTGCTGTCCTGGTTGTTTTAAAGAGGAGGTGCATTCCACACAACGAAACCATTGCAACCAGCGAAGAGATGGAATCTACTCCTGCTAAAAACAGGAAGAGCAACTTTGTCAATAGTGACCACTTGATTCAGACAACCTACTGGCCAGAGAAAGAAACCCGGCTTTAA